Proteins co-encoded in one Kribbella qitaiheensis genomic window:
- the secD gene encoding protein translocase subunit SecD has protein sequence MATTTTSRPGRLLIVLAVILVILFGVMGLTKSWQPKLGLDLRGGTTITLTAKSLAGGGQVTAEQLSEAKNIISDRVNGAGVGESDITTSGRDHINVAVPGSNRDDLVKQVGQTALLYFRIVYDAQAGAPLPPTPSTTPTGKPSTSATPKPSSTIKPPSTPATTPKGRAWSSVLSGATPTPTPTPKPSTTPTPTPSTPATPGAQLPKATGDPLKWTPDATTQAAFAAAECATIKKDADPNRDQPDKPLISCDQQGQYKYLLGPAILKGTELSDASAGIPQGGFQWQVNLKFTGEGGKKFLDATTNISQRGQGQNLFAIVLDGVAISTPSVTNPIPGGQAQITGSFSEPEARQLANVLKYGALPVSFETSTVETVSPQLGGDQLSAGIVAGLVGLGLVIIFSFLYYRGLGLVVVLSLAAAAALTYASVVLLGKSIGFTLTLAGIAGLIVAIGITADSFVIYFERLRDEVREGRSLRSSVETGWTRAKHTIIAADSISLLAAVVLYMLAVGGVKGFAFTLGLTTLIDLLVVFIFTKPIVTLLARTDFFGHGHKLSGLDPEHLGVERLPGQMKPTGRPASKSSRPTRKPVGGEL, from the coding sequence GTGGCAACGACGACGACATCCCGCCCGGGACGGCTCCTGATCGTCCTGGCGGTCATCCTGGTCATCTTGTTCGGGGTGATGGGGCTCACCAAGTCCTGGCAGCCCAAGCTCGGCCTGGATCTGCGCGGTGGCACCACCATCACGCTGACCGCCAAGTCGCTGGCCGGCGGTGGCCAGGTGACCGCTGAACAACTCTCCGAGGCGAAGAACATCATCTCCGACCGGGTGAACGGCGCCGGTGTCGGTGAGTCCGACATCACCACGTCAGGCCGCGACCACATCAACGTCGCCGTGCCGGGCTCGAACCGGGACGACCTGGTCAAGCAGGTCGGCCAGACCGCGTTGCTGTACTTCCGGATCGTCTACGACGCGCAGGCCGGCGCCCCGTTGCCGCCGACGCCGAGCACCACGCCGACAGGCAAGCCGTCGACGAGTGCCACGCCGAAGCCGAGCTCGACCATCAAGCCCCCGTCGACCCCGGCCACCACTCCGAAGGGCCGGGCCTGGAGCAGCGTGCTGTCGGGTGCCACGCCGACACCGACGCCGACCCCCAAGCCCAGTACGACGCCGACGCCCACGCCCAGTACGCCGGCCACACCCGGCGCCCAGTTGCCGAAGGCGACCGGTGACCCGCTGAAGTGGACCCCGGACGCGACCACCCAGGCCGCCTTTGCGGCGGCCGAGTGCGCGACGATCAAGAAGGACGCCGATCCGAACCGCGACCAGCCGGACAAGCCGCTGATCTCCTGCGACCAGCAGGGCCAGTACAAGTACCTGCTCGGCCCCGCGATCCTCAAGGGCACGGAGCTTTCCGACGCCAGTGCGGGGATCCCGCAAGGTGGGTTCCAATGGCAGGTCAACCTGAAGTTCACCGGTGAGGGCGGCAAGAAGTTCCTCGACGCCACCACGAACATCTCTCAGCGCGGGCAGGGCCAGAACCTGTTCGCGATCGTCCTGGACGGCGTCGCCATCTCCACCCCGAGCGTGACGAACCCGATCCCGGGTGGCCAGGCGCAGATCACCGGCTCGTTCTCCGAGCCCGAGGCCCGCCAGTTGGCGAACGTCCTGAAGTACGGCGCGCTGCCGGTCTCGTTCGAGACCTCCACGGTCGAGACGGTCTCGCCCCAGCTCGGTGGCGACCAGCTGTCGGCCGGGATCGTGGCCGGCCTGGTCGGCCTGGGCCTGGTGATCATCTTCTCGTTCCTGTACTACCGCGGGCTCGGCCTGGTCGTGGTGTTGTCGCTGGCCGCGGCCGCGGCGCTCACCTACGCGTCGGTCGTACTGCTCGGCAAGTCGATCGGGTTCACCCTGACGCTGGCGGGTATCGCCGGTCTGATCGTCGCGATCGGTATCACCGCGGACTCGTTCGTCATCTACTTCGAACGGCTGCGGGACGAGGTCCGCGAGGGCCGCAGCCTGCGCTCGTCGGTGGAGACCGGCTGGACGCGGGCGAAGCACACCATCATTGCGGCCGACTCGATCTCGCTACTGGCCGCGGTGGTCCTCTACATGCTGGCGGTCGGCGGGGTGAAGGGCTTCGCGTTCACGCTCGGCCTGACCACCCTGATCGACCTGCTGGTCGTGTTCATCTTCACCAAGCCGATCGTGACGCTGCTGGCCCGGACCGACTTCTTCGGCCACGGTCACAAGCTGTCCGGCCTCGACCCCGAACACCTCGGTGTCGAGCGGTTGCCAGGCCAGATGAAACCGACAGGCCGTCCGGCGTCCAAGTCTTCCCGGCCGACGCGCAAGCCCGTGGGAGGCGAGCTCTGA
- the secF gene encoding protein translocase subunit SecF — translation MSKLGNIGAKLHRGEVSYDFIGKRKLWFSISIALIVISLGGLFARHLALGIEFRGGVEYQTDVKVTSSTVGDFTSAVKATNAKDLGDPVVTTVNDNKVRVQTRPLSQDDIAKVRSAIATEAAVPVDKVSTSQIGASWGSQIANKAIWALIVFLVLVFGVIWAYFREPKASMAAILALIHDVTITVGVYALIGFDVTPSTVIGVLTILGYSLYDTVVVFDKVRENTRGITGSNRFTYSDATNLAVNQTVVRSINTTLIALMPVGSILVVGTVVLGTGPLKDLSLALFVGIAVGAYSSIFIAPALLATFKEREPGMQALRRRVLAKRGATATTASGTPVPVAAGAAATIVNEPSARKQDRPKAGTPVTSSRPVKSSTSAGRPQPTRKPRSKRGK, via the coding sequence ATGTCGAAACTCGGAAACATCGGTGCCAAGTTGCACCGCGGTGAGGTCTCCTACGACTTCATCGGCAAGCGCAAGCTGTGGTTCTCGATCTCGATCGCGCTGATCGTCATCTCGCTCGGTGGCCTGTTCGCCAGACACCTTGCCCTCGGCATCGAGTTCCGGGGTGGCGTCGAGTACCAGACCGACGTGAAGGTCACCAGCAGTACCGTCGGGGACTTCACCAGTGCGGTGAAGGCGACGAACGCAAAGGACCTGGGCGACCCGGTCGTCACCACGGTCAACGACAACAAGGTGCGGGTGCAGACCCGGCCGCTGAGCCAGGACGACATCGCCAAGGTCCGGTCGGCGATCGCCACAGAGGCGGCCGTGCCCGTCGACAAGGTGAGTACCTCGCAGATCGGCGCCTCGTGGGGTTCTCAGATCGCGAACAAGGCGATCTGGGCCCTGATCGTGTTCCTGGTCCTGGTCTTCGGGGTGATCTGGGCCTACTTCCGGGAACCGAAGGCCTCGATGGCCGCGATCCTCGCGCTGATCCACGACGTCACCATCACGGTCGGCGTCTACGCGCTGATCGGCTTCGACGTCACACCGTCGACGGTGATCGGCGTCCTGACAATCCTCGGCTACTCGCTGTACGACACGGTCGTGGTCTTCGACAAGGTTCGCGAGAACACCCGTGGCATCACCGGGTCGAACCGTTTCACCTACAGCGATGCGACCAACCTGGCCGTGAACCAGACCGTCGTACGGTCGATCAACACCACGTTGATCGCGCTGATGCCGGTCGGGTCGATCCTCGTGGTCGGCACCGTGGTGCTCGGCACCGGGCCACTGAAGGACCTGTCCCTGGCGCTTTTCGTCGGTATCGCCGTCGGCGCGTACTCCTCGATCTTCATCGCTCCGGCGCTGCTGGCCACCTTCAAGGAGCGCGAGCCGGGCATGCAGGCGCTGCGCCGCCGGGTGCTCGCCAAGCGCGGTGCCACTGCCACCACGGCCTCCGGTACGCCGGTGCCGGTGGCGGCCGGGGCTGCTGCCACGATCGTGAACGAGCCGAGCGCGCGCAAGCAGGACCGCCCGAAGGCCGGCACGCCGGTCACCTCGAGCCGGCCGGTGAAGTCGTCGACCTCGGCAGGACGCCCGCAGCCGACGCGCAAGCCGCGTTCCAAGCGCGGTAAGTGA
- a CDS encoding adenine phosphoribosyltransferase: protein MRSLEQVLKEGIRDIPDYPQAGVMFKDITPLLADHEGFSIVVQALAAAGRDADGKVVVDKVVGIEARGFILAAPVALALGAGFVPVRKKGKLPAATYEESYALEYGEATIEVHQDAFEPGDRVLVIDDVLATGGTVEACLRLVRRCGAEVAGTTVLLELSFLPGRKRLEGEQLSALVTV, encoded by the coding sequence ATGCGGTCGCTGGAGCAGGTCCTCAAGGAGGGCATCCGCGACATCCCGGACTATCCGCAGGCGGGAGTGATGTTCAAGGACATCACCCCGCTGCTGGCGGACCACGAGGGCTTCAGCATCGTGGTCCAGGCGCTGGCTGCCGCGGGCCGGGACGCCGATGGCAAGGTCGTCGTCGACAAGGTGGTCGGGATCGAAGCCCGTGGCTTCATCCTGGCCGCTCCGGTCGCGCTCGCTCTCGGAGCCGGGTTCGTCCCGGTCCGGAAGAAGGGCAAGCTGCCGGCCGCGACGTACGAGGAGTCGTATGCGCTGGAGTACGGCGAGGCGACCATCGAGGTCCACCAGGACGCCTTCGAGCCGGGGGACCGGGTGCTGGTGATCGACGACGTGCTCGCCACCGGCGGCACGGTCGAGGCCTGCCTGCGGCTGGTACGGCGCTGTGGGGCCGAAGTGGCCGGTACGACGGTATTGCTGGAACTGTCCTTCCTGCCGGGCCGCAAGCGACTCGAAGGGGAGCAGCTCAGCGCTCTCGTCACTGTCTGA